The sequence GCGCACGCCTTCGCCCGGACCGCGCGCGAGCGCCTGGGAGAGACGGCGGAGCCGGTCGAGCGGGCGGAAGACGCGGTGCGGGGTGCTTCGCTGGTGTGCACGGTCACCTCGTCCCGTGAGCCGGTGCTGCGCGGCGAGTGGCTGGCGCCGGGAGCGCACGTGAACGCGGTGGGCGCCAGCCAGCGGACGGCGCGCGAGCTCGACGCCGAGGCGGTGCGCCGGGCCCGGCTCTTCGTGGACCGGCGCGAGTCGGCGCTGGCCGAGGCCGGCGACTTCCTCCAGGCCCGCGACGAGGGCGTGGTGGGGGATGACCACATCGTCGCCGAGCTCGGCGAGGTCCTGCTCGGCCGCAGCCCGGGGCGGCGGTCGCCCGAGGAGATCACCCTCTTCAAGTCCGTGGGAGTGGCCGTGGAGGACCTCGCGGCCGCACGCCTGGTCTACGCGCGGGCGATGGCCGCCGGCACCGGGACGCGCCTCGAGCTGGGCGGCGAGCGCGGCGACTGAGAAAGGCGGCCGCACGTACGCCGCGGCACGGCCACGTTCGAACGTTCACGGAGGCAGCATGCCGGCAGCGGTCCACGAGCTCTCCGCCCCCACCCTCGACGAGGTGCGCGACGCGGCGCGGCAGCTGCGGGGTGTGGCGGTGCGCACGCCGCTGGTACGGCTCCACCTCCCGGCCGGTGCGCCCGAGGTGTGGCTGAAGCTCGAGAACCTGCAGCCGATCGGCTCGTTCAAGCTGCGCGGCGCCGGCAACGTGATGCTGAGCGCGCCGCGCGACCTGCTGCGGCGCGGCGTCTACACCGCCAGCGCCGGCAACATGGCACAGGGCGTGGCGTGGCTGGCGCGCGAGTTCGGCGTGCCCTGTACGGTGGTGGTCCCCGACCACGCCCCACAGGCCAAGCTGGCGGCCATCGAGCGGCTCGGCGGCCGCATGGTGAAGGTCCCGTTCGACCGCTGGTGGCAGGTGCTGGTGGAGCACGAGTACCCCGGCATCGAGGGGGTCTTCGTGCACCCGGTGTCGGATCGGGCGGTGATGGCCGGCAACGGCACCGTGGCGCTGGAGATCTTCGAGGACCTGCCGGACGCCGACGCGATCCTGGTCCCCTACGGCGGCGGCGGGCTGTCGGTGGGGATCGCCGCGGCCACGCGCGCGCTGCGGCCCGAGGCGAAGGTGTATGCCTGCGAGGTGGAGACGGCCGCGCCGCTGCGGGCCTCGCTGGCGGAGGGGAAAGCGGTGGCGTGCGAGTACGTCGCCAGCTTCGTGGACGGAATCGGGGGGAAGAGCGTGCTCACCGAGATCTGGCCGCTGGCCAGCACGCTGCTGTCGGGTGCGCTGACGGTCTCGCTCGAAGAGGTCGCGGCCGCGATCCGGCTGCTGGTGGAGCGGACCCGCGTGGTGGCGGAGGGAGCGGGCGCTGCTTCCGTCGCCGCGGCGCTCAAGGGTGTCGCGGACGCGCGGCGGGTCGTGTGCGTGGTCTCGGGCGGCAACATCGACCCGGCGAAGCTCGCCCGGATTCTCATGGGCGAGCTGCCCTAGACGGCAGATCAACCTCGAAGCCCCGCTGCGCTCCTGCAGCGGGGCTTTCTCGTGTCTGCGATTTTGCCCAATCGCCCTGTCCGGTGAAGTCGCGAAGACTCTACCAAAGGAGGAAGGAATGTCATTCCGAAGGCGCTGCGCCGCCCTGTCTTCCATGCCGAAGCCGTGGCGCCTGAGGAATCTGTGGCCGGCTTCCGAGCCACAGGCCGCCTGACGCTCGGATGCATGCCACAGATTCCGCCGCGCGCCTGGCGCGAGCTGTTCGGCTACACCTGGACGGACGCGGATTCGGCGCATGTCGCAATGGTCCAGGCGGCGCGGGCGCGGAAGATCGCCGCGCCTGCGAACACGTTGATTCTGTTGGGTTGACGGGAGATGCTCATTGATCCAAATTTTGGATCAAACCTTGATGCGAGGTGGTGATTGTCGCGAAAGCCAGTGAGGGGGATGGAGAGGAGTGGACTGAGCGAGCTGCTGGCTTCGGCGGCGCTGGCCCGTCTGGTGGTGCACTTCGCGCTGAATCCCGGGCGTATCGAGCACGTGCGCGCGCTCCAGCGCCGCTCCGGGCTCTCGATGAGCTCGCTGAACCGGGAGCTGAGACGGCTGGAGAGCCGCGGTCTCGTCGAGCGCGTCGATGCCGGAGGCCGGACGCTCTATCGCGCGGCGGATGCGCATCCTGCGTGGAAGACGCTTCGCCAGCTCGTCCGCGACTTCGCCGATCCCGCGGAAGTCGTCACCGAGGCGCTCGCGGGCATGCCGGGGATCGAGGCCGCGTTCGTCTTCGGCTCGTTCGCGCGTGGAGATGCGCGCGAGGACAGCGACGTGGACGTGCTGGTGGTCGGCGACGCCGCGGCCGCGGGCGACGTGGGCCGCCAGGCGGCGGAAGCATCCGTGCTGCTGGGCCGCCCCGTCGAGGTGCGCGCCTACACGCGCGAGAAGCTCAGGCGGCAGCTCGCGGCGGGCAATGCCGTGCTCCAGCGCATCCTCTCCGGCCCCAAGCGCTGGCTGGTGGGCGACGAGGACCATCTCGCGGAGGCTGCACAATGAACTCGCAACGCATCGAGCGGCTGATCGAGTCGCGTAGCTTGGAAGAGGTTCACGGGGACGATGCGGAGAGATTGCCGCGATCTGGGCCGCCGCGCTGCGCGAGTGGTCGGATGCATCCGTCGCGGGACTGAGCGTCGCGGGCGCGTTCATGCACGTGTACCAGGCGGCGTTCCGTGCGGCCTCCGCGCTGGTCCGCGCAGCGGGTTATCGCATTCGCGGGGCCGTGGGCGGCCATCACTACGCCACGTTCTATGCCGCCGGGGCGCTTGGGGACGACGATCTCGAGCGCGCCGCGGACGCGCTGCAGAACGTCCGGGGCGGGCGCCACGCCGCGCTGTACGGTGACGACGAAGAGTTGGAGCCGGAGGATCTCGAAGCAGCCCGCGAGCACGTTGCACGACTGCTCGCGCTCGTCCATTCCGCTTTAGTCGCTCAACGTCCGAGCTTGGCCGGACAACTCCATCCGCCCTGAGAAAAGACCTCGGAAAAGTTGGCTCGCGCAGAACAGCAGAGGCAGCGGAGAAATCACCTCTGCTGCCTCTGCTGCTCTGCGTGAGATCTGCTGTTTCGGATTTATCGCGTCCCGGGCAGCACCGCGCGGCGCGTCGGCTCCCACACGTGGTCGTCGGCGCCGCGGATCAGGCGCATGAGGGCGCCGACCGCCGCCAGGTTCCCCCACACCGCGAACGCCGGCATCGCCACGAGGCGCGGCATCGGCTTCTCCTCGGGCCACATCCACCCGACGCCGGCCAGCACGGCCACGGCGAGCCCCGCGCCCAGCAGCGCCGCGGCCCAGGCGTGCGACGGCGCAAGCGCGGCCAGCGCCACGGCTGCCGGCACCGCGGCGACGGGAACGGCCCAGCGGCACACCTTGTGGCTCCACAGCTTCAGCGCGAACCCGCCGTGGCGCAGCGGGTTCAGCAGCCCGCGCCTGTACACCAGCGTCTCCATCCCGCGGCTGATCGTGCGCAGCTTGCGGCGGTACTCGCGGCGGAGCGACCCCGTGCGCGGCACCGTGCACAGCGCGTCGGCCGCCGACACGGCGCGGAAGCCGTGGTCGCGCGCGGTCAGCGGCGCGGCGAAGTCGCGGCTCAGGTGCGCGGGGAAGGGCACGCCGTGGAGGCCGATGCGGATGGCGTACAGGCATCCCGACGCGCCCACGATCCCGCCGAGCCGCGTCTCCAGGTCGCGGATCGTCATCTCCATCCCCACGTACCCCGTCTCCGCCACGTTCGCGTTCCCCTCCTCGGCCACGCTCACGTCGCGCCCCGACGCCACGCCCACCGACGGGTCGCCGAAGCGCCGCGCGAGCGCCATCAGCGCGCCGGGATGGACGCGGATCGACGCGTCGGTGTTCACCACCACCTCGCCGCGCAGGTGGGGGATGGCGGCGTTCTCGGCCGCCGTCTTCCCGCTGCGCGCCGGCATCCGCAGCAGCTCCACGCCGCGCTCCGCGTAGCCCTCCACCAGCGCGTCGGTGCCGTCGGTCGACGCGTCGGAGATCACCAGCACCTGCAGCCGCTCGCGCGGATAGTCGCACGCCAGCAGCGCGTCCAGCGCGCCGGGGAGCTGCGCCTCCTCGTTGTACGCGGGAAGGCTGACGCTGAGCAGCGGCCACTCCGCGGGATCAGCCGGCGGCGGCGGGGCGGGGCGGACGATCGCGATCGTTCGAAGCGCGAGCGGATACAGCGCGTACGCGTAGACGGCGAGCGCGAGCGGGAGGGCGGCCAGGGCGCAGGCGAGCAGGGTCATCGGCTACGCGCGCGGGAGAGGGCGCGCCGGTAGAGGGTGTCGTGGGCATCGAGCCACGGGCCGGGCGCATACGCCGTCTCGATGCGCTCGCGCGCGCGGCGAGCGCGGTCGGCGGCACCGGCGGGGTCGCCGTACACGGCCTGGATGGCCGCGGCCAGCGCGTCGGGGCGCTCGGGGGGGACGAGCATCGCCGAGGAGGGCGAGACCACGTCGGGGACGCCGCCCACTGCCGCGGCCACGATCGGCGCGCCGGCGAACGCGGCCTCGAACAGCGTTACCGGCGTTCCCTCGGTGCGCGAGCTGAGCACCCACGCGTCGAACGCCGCCATCCACCGCCCGGCGCCGGCCACCGGTCCGCGCCAGTCGATCCGCCCCGCGACGCACAGCCGCTCCGCCCGCGCGGCCACCGCGCCGCGCTCGGGGCCGTCGCCGAGGACGACGAGCCGGATCGGGAGATCGGCCAGGTGCGGGAGCGCGTCCACCAGCACGTCGAGCCCCTTCTCCCGCGATACTCGGCCGACCCAGCCCAGCGCGAACACGCCGCCGCCGAGCCCCAGTTCGCGGCGGGCCTCGTCGCGCGCGAGCGGCGGCGCGCCCGGCGTCCATGCGTTGGCGATCACGCGCAGGCGGTCGGCGCGCACGCCGCGGCGCTCCAACTCCATCCCCATCCGCCGCGAGACCGCGACGACGGCGTCGAAGCGGCGCAGCGCCCGGCGCTGGAGCCACTCGTACACCCGGTTCTTCCAATCCCCACCCGTAAAGCCGTGCACGGTGGAGAGGGTGGGGATGCCCAGCCCGCGCGCCGCGGCGCCGTGCAGCACGTCCGCACGGTAGCCGTGGGTGTGGACGACGTCCGGCCGCAGCCGCGCGAGCAGCGCCCGCACCGCCGCGCGCTCGCGGCGATAGGCGCGCGCGGGGGGATCGACCACGTGCACGGAGACGCCGGTCTCCGTGAGCGCGGCGAGGAGCGGGTGCCCGTCCGCCGCGCCGGGATCCAGGATCGCCGCGAGATGGACGCGGTGTCCGCGCGCGGCCTGCCCGCCGGCCAGCATCTCCACCACCCGCTCCAGCCCGCCGAAGCGCGCCGGCGCGGCGAGGTGGACGATCGTGAGCGGGCGTCCGTCGTCCGTCGCGGCATCGGCGGCGCCGGGAGATCCGGGCGCGGCGGCGAGCGATTCGGCGAGCATCATCCCCTCCGCACCCCGGCGATGCGCAGCCGGAAGCCCTCGTCCGACACCCCCGCCGCCACGTTCAGCCGCGGCAGCGCGAACGGCCGCGTCCGCGCGACGGAGGGGACGAACGCGCCGCCGTCCACGCGGAACGCGCCCGTGTAGCCGGCGCGCGCCACCGCGTCCTCCACCGCGGCCGAGGTGTGGCCGTAGGGATAGGCGAGCCAGGGAAGCCCGTTCGCGAAGCGCTCGCGCAGCCAGGCGAGCGGCCGCGCGAGCTCCATCTCCAGCTCGTCGGGAGATAGCGCGGGGAGGCTGGTGTGGCTCCAGCCGTGCGGCGCCAGCGTGATTCCCGGCCGGCCGGCGGCGGCGCGCAGCTCGTCTTCCGTCGCGATATGCTGGTGCGCGGGGACGTCGTGGCGCGCGAGCCCGGCGGAGCTACCCCACGCGCGGACGTCGTCCGGGCGCCCGCCGAGCACGTCCAGCGCATGTTCGCGGACCGATGGATCGAGCCCGTCCGCCCCCGCCAGCTCGTCCCACCACGGCGCGGTGCCGAGCAGCCCGGGGGCGACGAAGATCGTGGCCGGGAGGCCGCGCGTCTCCAGCTCGTCCACCCCCGCCGTCACCGCGCCCAGGCACGCGTCGTCGAAGGTGATGACGGCGCGCGGGCGGTCGTCACCCGTGCGCTCGAAGGCCTGGGCGAGCGGGACGACGTGGTGTGTCCTGGCCAGCGCGTCGAGCTGCCGTGCGAAGGCGTCACGCGGGAGATGCAGGCTCGCGTCCCCGTGCACCCGCTCCCCGGCGGGGACGACGTTGTGCCAGGCGAGCACCAGCAGCCCCCGCGGCCGCAGCGCCAGCGCCAGGCGGTCGACCTGCGCGGCGGAGAGGGTGCGCTCGGCCACGCGCTTGATCACCGCGCGCAGCGGCGAGACGGGGCGGGCCTCGGCGCTACCCACGGGCGCCCTCCGCGCGGCTTGCGTCCCCGCGCCGCTCACGCATGCGACACCTCCGCCACCGGCGCCGCGGCCACGCGCCCGGCCAGGACCGACGCGTACACCGCCACCACCGCCGCCGCGCTGGCCTCGGGGCGGAAGCGCTCGCGCGCCTTGGCCCGCGCCGCATCCCCCAGCCGCGCGCGGAGATCCGCGTCCCGCGCCAGCCGCAGCATCGCCGCGGCCAGCACCGGGACGTCGCCCGGGGGGACGAGCACGCCGTCGATCCCGTCCGCCACCACCTCGCGCGGGCCGCCCGCGTCCGCCGCGATCACCGCGCGCCCGGCCGCCATCGCCTCGGGCACCACCATCCCGAAGGGCTCGGGGGTGATGGAGGCGTGCACCACCACGTCGAGCGCCGCGTAGCACGCCTCCACCTCCGCGCGGTATCCGGCGAAGGTGAAGCGGTGGGCGAAGGGCGATGTGGCGACGAGCGCGCGAATCGCGTCGAGGTAGCCGCGCGCGCCGTCCGACTCGTCGCCGACGACGACGGCGTGGAGCGAGGGCTCGTCCGCCATCGCGGCCAGCGCGGCGCGGGCGAACTCCATCTGCCCCTTCCAGGGGATCACGCGGCCGACGATTCCCACCGCTACCGCGCCGGGCGCGATCCCCCACTCCGCGCGCACGGCGTCGCGGCGCGATGCGGCGGCCTCGATCCGCTCCGCGTCGACCGGGTCGTGGACGATGGTGATCCGGTCGCGCGCGAGCAGCCCGTCCAGCGCCTCGGCCACGGCGCCGGAGACGGCGATCACCCGCGCCACGGGCCGCATCGCCCAGCGCATCGCGCGGCTGCGGTCCGCGTGGAAGTCGCGCGCGTGCACGACGCAGGGGACGCCCGTCACTCGCGACGCAAGCAGCGCCTCGGGCGGGGTGAAGCCGTTGTTCAGGTGGAGGAGATCGATCCGCTCGCGCCGCAGGAGCCAGGCGAGCCGCGCGGCGTTCTTCGCCGTGACCGCGAGGTCCGCCGCGGCCAGCGCCTTGAAGGCGACCCAGCGGAGCGCGCCGGTCCCCACGCGTGCCTCGATCGCGGCGCGCAGCCGGCCCAGCGAGCGGTAGTTCATCACCCGGCGCAGGGAGCGGACGCGGCGGCCCGCCAGCCAGGTGCGCACGATCTCCGCGTCCTGGCTGGTGACGACCTGCACGTCGTGGCCGCGCAGCGCGCCGAGCGTCAGCGACAGGCTCTTGATCGCGCCGCCGAACCCGAGGCTGTAGTCCACGCAGAGGACGCGGGGGGCGGGGCTCATCTCCGCACCGCGGGCGGTCACACCAGCCCCGGCTGGCGCCCGGCGTCGGCCGGGTAGGCCGGGCGCGCACGGCGGCGCAGGAAGCCGCGGAGCGCCGCCTTCGCCCCCGCGTCGAGCACCTGCCACCCCACCACCAGCGTCGCCAGGGCCAGCAGCAGACCGAAGGCCAGCGAGGCGCGCAGGCTGGACGGCGTCACCAGCAGCCGCGCCGCCGACACGCCCAGGAACAGCATCACCAGCACGGACACCCGCGCCCACGGATAGTGGATGCGGTAGGCCGCCTGCGAGAAGGCGTAGGTCAGCCCGAAGCGCAGCACGTACGCGCCGATGGTGGCCCAGGCGGCGCCCATCATCCCGAAGCGGGGGATGAGCAGCGCGTTCAGCAGGAGGGTGACGGCCACGCTGGCCACCGACACCCACGCCAGCACCCCCGTCCGGCTGCGCAGGTACAGCCCCACGCAGGCGTACGCCGCCCACTGCTGCAGGATGGTGGCGACCAGGATCAGCGGCACCACCCGGTGCGCCGGGAGGAACTCGGGCGCCGCCATCACCGCCAGCACGTCGCGGATCACCGCCGTCATCAGCGCGGCGCCGCCCACCAGCACCAGGGAATAGTAGAGGAACATCCGCCGGTACACCTCGCCCGCGTCGGGGCGCCGGGCCACCTCGAAGCGCCGCGGCTCCCACACCTGGCTGAAGGGGACCACGGTGAGGGTGGAGAGGACGAAGGAGAAGCGGTAGGCCAGCGCGTACACCCCCACCGACGCGGTGTCGGTGAACCAGTTCAGGAAGTAGCGGTCGGAGAAGGTCAGCACGAAGCTCCCCAGCGACACCACGATCAGCGGCGCGCCGAAGCGGGCCAGCTGCCGGAAGCGGGGGAGCGAGAAGGCGACGCCCACGTGGCGCACCGTGTAGGCGCCGAGCGCCAGCGCGGAGGCCCCCGACACCAGCGCGTTGCCGAGCATCACCCCCTCCAGCCCCATCCCGCGGAACACCAGGAACCAGATGTTCAGCGACAGCTGCGCCACCAGCGTGGCCAGGTTGGCGGCCACGAACAGCACCGAGCGCTCGCGGATGCGCATCAGCAGCAGCCCGGGCGCTGCGGCCGACTGGAAGAAGTAGATCAGGAAGAAGATGCGGAAGTACTGCGGATCGGACGCGCCCCTGAACACCAGCTGGTTGAGCGGCCCGGCCAGCGCCATCCCGGCGAGCGCGGTGACCAGGGCCAGCGCGGTGCTCCCCAGCGCGGCCGTGGCCAGCAGCTTCCGCCGGTCGGCTTCGCCGGAGAGCTCGGAGTAGAACTTGAACACGCCCGAGGCCAGCCCCACCCCCGCGATCATGGCGATCACGTCGATGGTCATCCCCAGCAGCTCCAGCACGCCGTAGTCCGCGGTGGACAGGAAGCGCGTGTAGACGGGGAGCATGAGGAAGCTGGCCAGCTTCCCCAGCATCAGCCCGGCGCCGTAGACCAGCGTGTGCCGCCCGACGGTCCTGAACTCGCTCTGCGCGGGCGCGGCGGACTCGCTCACGGCGCCGCCGCGGGCACGGGGCGGCGCACCTCGGCGCGCGGCGCCAGCGACGCCGGGTCGAGCTGGTGCGCGGGCACGAAGGGCGGGGGCGCGTCGCTCCAGGTCTTCCACGGCGCGTCGCCCGCCTTCCACAGGCGGTTCAGGTCGATCACGTCCTTCATGGTGTCCATCGACTTCCAGAACCCGTCGTGGGGATAGATCCCCAGCTCGCGGTCGGCCACCAGCCGGTTCAGCGGGCGGTCCAGCTCCTCGTCGTCGCCGCCGAAGTAGGCCAGCGCCTCGCGGCTGAACACGAAGAACCCGCCGTTGATGCGCCCGCCCAGCAGCGGCTTCTCGCGGAACTCGGTCACCGCGCCGTCCTCGGTCTCCACCACCCCGAAGGGCGAGGGGAGGGGCACGCCCACCAGCGTGGCCGCCCGCCCGCTGGCGCGGTGGAAGTCGACCACGCGGGGGATGGGGACGTCGGAGACGCCGTCGCCGTAGGTGGCCAGGAAAAGCTCCTCGCGCACGTAGCGCCCCGCGCGCGCGATCCGCCCGCCGGTCATGGTGTCCTGCCCCGTCCAGGCGAAGGTGATGCGCCACCCCTGCTCGTCGCCGCCGGGCTCGTGGTGGAACACGCGCTCGCCGCGCCCGTCCAGCGTCAGCGTGTAGTCGCAGCTCAGCCGGAAGTAGTTCTCGAAGTAGTCGGCGATCATCTCGCCCTTGTAGCCCAGCGCCAGCACGAAGTCGCGATACCCGTAGCGCGAGTAGTGCTTCATGATGTGCCACAGGATCGGCCGTCCGCCGATCTCCACCAGCGCCTTGGGGCGGAACTCGGTCTCCTCGCGCAGGCGCATCCCCGTGCCGCCGCAGAGGATGATGACCTTGTAGGGCGATCGTTCGACGGGTGTGGTCACGGGATGCGTCCTCGGCTGGAATCGGGTGCCGGCGCCCGCGGTCGGGCGGCCGGCGCGGATGAAGTCAGGCGGCCGTTGCCGCCGGCGCCGTGGCGGGGACGCGCTCGGCGTCCGGCTGCGGCGCCGCCCCGGCCAGCGCGCGGATGCGGTCGGCCACCGCCTGCGCGGAATCGTCCGGGTGCGCGTGGAAGAGCGCGTTCGCGTGCGCGCGCCGCTCCGCGTGCAGCGCGGGGCGGGCGAGCGCCTGCTCCAGGTGCACCAGCAGCTCGGCGAAGGTCTCGGGCGCCGGGCCGCCGAACGCCTCGTCCAGGTCGTACAGGAAGCCGCGCTCGCCCTGGTACTCGGCCCGGTCGTACACGAAGTGGATCACCGGCCGGTCGAGGAGGAGGAAGTCGATGTAGATGCTGGAGTAGTCGGTCACCAGCACGTCGGCCACGCGCAGCGCCATGGCCACGTCGGGCAGCTCGTTCACCTGGATGAACGCGCCCGAGCCGTACTCGCGGGTGTAGGCGGCGTGCTCGCGCACGTTCGAGTGCCCGCGGATCCCCAGCACCGCGCCGTGCGCCGCCAGCAGCTCCTCCAGCGCCGCCGTCTCGCCGGCGGTGAAGGCGTAGTGGGTGCGCCCGGCCCTGCGCCAGGTGGGCGCGTACAGCACCAGCCGCCGCCCGGCCACCTCGCGCCGCAGCCCCTCCAGCATCCGCCGGTAGTCGGCGGGGAGCCGCTCCTCGGGCTCCACGATGAAGTCGTTGCGGGGGAGCCCGGTCAGCCACACGCGCTCCGCCGGCACGGGCGCGTAGGCCTGCGCCATGATCTCGCGGTCGCGCTCCGACGAGCAGAGGGTGGCGGCGTAGCGCGGCGTCTCGCGGGCCCACCAGTCCTCGCCCGGCGCCATGCGGCAGATCCGCCGCAGCGCCACCCCGTGCGAGAGCTGCACGATGCGGTGCTTGGCGGTCAGGAAGCGGCTGTAGCTGCACATGTTGCGCAGGCTGTAGCCGATCACCACCACCGCGGCGCGGGCCATCCAGTACATCCCCCGCGGCGACCCGGCGTCGACGATGTGCACGTTCGCGCCCTCGACCGGCCGCACCGGCGCGACGCCGCCCCGGGTGAGCACCACCTTGCGGATCGACGGGTCGTCCTTCACCCGCTCGAACACCGCGCGCGGGTTGTCGAGGGTGTGGGGATAGGTTCCCCAGGTGCAGAAGCACCAGGTGGAGCGGTCGACGGGGAGAAGCCGCTCCATCGGCACGAACATGGCGGCGCGCGCCCATTCCACCACGCCCGCGCCCGCGCGCCGCACGGCCTTCGGCATCCAGTTCATCATCGCGTGGCCGATCCCATCGGATGGAAGGCCGCGGTCCGGTCCGTCCCGGCGCTGGGCGCGGGAGGGCGGAGACTGCGGCGGCCGTTCGTCATTGTGCGGTGAGCGTGGGAGGGAGAAGAAAGCATTCCCGGCGTGGTGCCCGTCCGGCTGGAGCGGCAGACGGACTGTTCAATCGCCGTGCCTCCGGGTGGTGATCTCCAAGTTGTTGTCGTATGGGGATTTATCCTCCGGGCGAAGCGGCTTCGCGTGCGGGCGGGGCGCGGGGGGTGTTGCGCGGATGCAACACCACGCCGTCCGCCCGTCCGGCGAGGGAGCCCGCGGCCTCAGGCGGCCGCGTCGCCTGAAGCTCCGGGCGAGTCCTCGCGGGGACGTGTCAGGAGCACGACGAAGGTCTCCCGCGCCTCGCGCAGCACCGTCGCCTCGCCGAGCCCCGCGTCGCGCATCAGCGCCAGGCAGCGGTCGGTGTCGCAGAGCCCGGGGTGCAGCTCGACCACCACCGTGCCGACCCGGCCCAGCA comes from Longimicrobium sp. and encodes:
- a CDS encoding CDP-glycerol glycerophosphotransferase family protein, translated to MPKAVRRAGAGVVEWARAAMFVPMERLLPVDRSTWCFCTWGTYPHTLDNPRAVFERVKDDPSIRKVVLTRGGVAPVRPVEGANVHIVDAGSPRGMYWMARAAVVVIGYSLRNMCSYSRFLTAKHRIVQLSHGVALRRICRMAPGEDWWARETPRYAATLCSSERDREIMAQAYAPVPAERVWLTGLPRNDFIVEPEERLPADYRRMLEGLRREVAGRRLVLYAPTWRRAGRTHYAFTAGETAALEELLAAHGAVLGIRGHSNVREHAAYTREYGSGAFIQVNELPDVAMALRVADVLVTDYSSIYIDFLLLDRPVIHFVYDRAEYQGERGFLYDLDEAFGGPAPETFAELLVHLEQALARPALHAERRAHANALFHAHPDDSAQAVADRIRALAGAAPQPDAERVPATAPAATAA